One window from the genome of Tistrella bauzanensis encodes:
- a CDS encoding HAD hydrolase-like protein translates to MTRPALILDLDGTVVDAVPDFAAAMNRLMAELRLRSVTGPEIAGYLGDGPRKLVERVLAARGLPMIEAAHDRFLADYTAHAAELTTAFAGVAETLDAFRAAGWAVLVCTKKPEAATRAMLAGLSLLDRFDGIGAGDSFAVSKPDPRHLTMTLAAAGLDHAPAVMVGDHANDVAAARGAGLPCIFAGWGHGPARMAEGADLVAARFTDLVRLAPQVLAARGLTVSAPQGIDGVTGQN, encoded by the coding sequence ATGACCCGCCCCGCCCTTATTCTCGATCTGGATGGCACAGTCGTTGATGCCGTTCCCGATTTCGCCGCAGCCATGAACCGGCTGATGGCGGAACTGCGCCTGCGGTCGGTGACGGGCCCCGAAATCGCCGGCTATCTGGGCGACGGACCGCGCAAACTGGTCGAGCGGGTGCTGGCCGCGCGTGGGCTGCCGATGATCGAGGCGGCCCACGACCGGTTTCTGGCCGACTACACCGCCCATGCGGCCGAATTGACCACGGCCTTCGCCGGCGTCGCCGAAACCCTCGACGCGTTCCGCGCCGCCGGCTGGGCGGTTCTGGTCTGCACCAAGAAGCCTGAGGCCGCCACCCGCGCCATGCTGGCGGGCCTCAGCCTGCTTGATCGTTTCGACGGCATCGGCGCCGGCGACAGCTTCGCCGTCTCGAAGCCCGACCCGCGCCATCTGACGATGACGCTTGCCGCCGCCGGGCTGGACCATGCGCCCGCCGTGATGGTCGGCGACCACGCAAACGACGTCGCCGCCGCCCGCGGCGCCGGGCTGCCCTGCATCTTCGCCGGCTGGGGCCATGGCCCCGCCCGCATGGCCGAGGGGGCCGATCTGGTGGCAGCCCGCTTCACCGACCTTGTCCGTCTGGCCCCGCAGGTGCTGGCGGCACGGGGCCTCACGGTTTCCGCCCCGCAGGGCATTGATGGCGTCACAGGCCAAAACTGA
- a CDS encoding DsbA family protein, with translation MSKFIVPVVALVMGAIGGAATTLVMDRVLAVDPAAQARAGEDMVRDVLIREPELVVDSIRRWQADQKSAEAQAQNTAIAESRDQLVSDNRDPVVGPGDAPVTVVQFFDYRCPYCRRAMVTVDQLISKRDDIRVVYKEFPILGPDSLVAARAALAVQAIAPAQYPEIHQALMTAQGSLTEDRVLALVSDRGVDADAVKARMQSPEIETHLRETMALAQRLGIGGTPAFVIGDTLLPGAVELDALEQAVDSAKG, from the coding sequence ATGTCGAAATTCATCGTACCGGTCGTGGCCCTGGTCATGGGCGCCATCGGCGGTGCCGCCACGACGTTGGTGATGGACCGCGTGCTGGCGGTCGATCCGGCGGCCCAGGCCCGCGCGGGCGAGGATATGGTCCGGGATGTCCTGATCCGCGAACCCGAACTGGTCGTCGACAGCATCCGTCGCTGGCAGGCCGATCAGAAATCCGCCGAGGCCCAGGCGCAGAACACAGCAATCGCCGAAAGCCGCGATCAACTCGTGTCTGACAACCGCGATCCGGTGGTCGGCCCGGGCGATGCGCCGGTCACCGTGGTGCAGTTCTTCGACTATCGCTGCCCCTATTGCCGGCGGGCGATGGTGACGGTGGACCAGTTGATCAGCAAACGCGACGATATCCGCGTGGTCTATAAGGAATTCCCGATTCTGGGCCCGGATTCCCTGGTCGCCGCCCGCGCGGCACTGGCAGTGCAGGCGATCGCGCCGGCGCAGTACCCTGAGATCCACCAGGCGCTGATGACCGCGCAGGGCAGTCTGACCGAAGACCGGGTGCTGGCCCTGGTCAGCGATCGCGGGGTCGATGCCGACGCCGTGAAGGCTCGCATGCAGTCGCCCGAGATCGAGACCCATCTGCGCGAGACCATGGCCCTGGCCCAGCGCCTGGGCATCGGCGGCACCCCGGCCTTCGTGATCGGCGACACGCTTCTGCCCGGCGCGGTCGAACTGGACGCGCTGGAACAGGCGGTCGACAGCGCCAAAGGCTGA
- a CDS encoding M48 family metalloprotease, translated as MSAVGPASAQRAGLSFIRDAEVEHTIRQIATPLFKAADLDPASVDIHLIRDNAINAFVGGGMHLFIFTGLLMASDNPNQLAGVIAHETGHIAGGHLSRIGGAVEMATAQAIASALLGLAIGVAGGSADAGMAIAMGGQQMAQRGMLSFSRAQENSADQAGIRFLHRAGESAQGMLEFFQKLDNQSLLIGSRQSPYLSTHPMAADRVRVVENVVAQESGVRAAATPEEQMAYDRMIAKLKGFLDPPGRTLATYKADDRSVPARYARAIAYYRQADLDNALPLIRGLIAEQPDDPYFHELEGQILFENGRVSDAIAPYRLAVETSNHAPLISVGLAQALIETGQDAAYTEAQSLLEAATAADRDNATAWRLLGIAYGRAGRMPQASLALAEYNAQVNRWEEAVVQATRARDNLPVGSPGQLRADDLVEYAKRQREEARAQR; from the coding sequence ATGAGTGCCGTAGGACCGGCCTCGGCGCAACGGGCGGGGCTGTCGTTCATCCGTGACGCCGAGGTGGAACATACCATCCGGCAGATAGCGACTCCACTGTTCAAGGCCGCCGATCTCGACCCGGCATCGGTCGACATCCATCTGATCCGCGACAATGCGATCAACGCCTTCGTCGGCGGCGGCATGCATCTGTTCATCTTCACCGGCCTGCTGATGGCCAGCGACAACCCGAACCAGCTTGCCGGCGTCATCGCCCATGAAACCGGCCACATCGCCGGCGGCCATCTGTCGCGCATCGGCGGTGCCGTGGAAATGGCGACCGCACAGGCCATTGCCTCGGCACTGCTGGGTCTGGCGATCGGGGTCGCCGGCGGCAGCGCCGATGCCGGCATGGCGATCGCCATGGGTGGCCAGCAGATGGCCCAGCGCGGCATGTTGAGCTTCAGCCGTGCGCAGGAGAATTCAGCCGATCAGGCCGGCATCCGCTTCCTGCACCGAGCGGGGGAATCGGCGCAGGGCATGCTGGAATTCTTCCAGAAGCTCGACAATCAGAGCCTGCTGATCGGCAGCCGCCAGAGCCCGTATCTGTCCACCCATCCCATGGCCGCCGACCGGGTGCGGGTGGTCGAGAATGTGGTGGCGCAGGAAAGCGGCGTGCGGGCGGCGGCCACGCCCGAAGAACAGATGGCCTATGACCGGATGATCGCCAAACTGAAAGGCTTTCTGGACCCGCCGGGCCGCACGCTGGCGACCTATAAGGCCGACGACCGGTCGGTGCCGGCCCGCTATGCCCGGGCCATCGCCTATTATCGTCAGGCCGATCTGGACAACGCCCTGCCCCTGATCCGCGGCCTGATCGCCGAACAGCCCGATGACCCGTATTTCCACGAGTTGGAAGGCCAGATCCTGTTCGAGAATGGCCGGGTCAGCGATGCGATCGCGCCCTATCGGCTGGCGGTCGAGACGTCGAACCATGCGCCGCTGATCTCGGTCGGGCTGGCGCAGGCGCTGATCGAGACCGGCCAGGACGCCGCCTATACGGAAGCCCAGTCGCTGCTGGAGGCGGCAACCGCCGCCGACCGCGACAACGCCACCGCCTGGCGCCTGCTGGGGATCGCCTATGGCCGCGCCGGGCGCATGCCGCAGGCGTCGCTGGCGCTGGCGGAATATAATGCCCAGGTCAATCGCTGGGAGGAAGCGGTGGTCCAGGCGACACGGGCACGCGACAACCTGCCGGTCGGCTCGCCCGGCCAGTTGCGCGCGGATGACCTGGTTGAATATGCCAAACGCCAGCGCGAAGAAGCCCGTGCCCAGCGCTGA
- a CDS encoding gamma-glutamyltransferase, which produces MVARPFTITRSSALVAIGAAALAAGCSPRVEVGRVDAVTGFIGLVATDEPRSALVGRDILSAGGSAVDAAVAIAIAQTVTLPSRVGLGGGGACVVYKAQPPRTKQPQTAQSFDFMPRAAVAGETVAVPGFARGLYAMQAQYGTLRWPQLVSPGEQLARFGAPVSTAFAADLAAYREIIGASPALARTFGSLAQGNQMHRPDLAASLGSIRTEGPGALYSGPLGRRMIDDFAKAGVTLRADDLRLYQPVAADAPSRPYGNFDLVTIAGTGGAAALDGVAGVRTGVTPVAGGGDAVQSGVVVVDRVGVAVACTFTQGAAFGIGRMGDDTGIIAARPADAGALASGAAVLAINENIRKPYMAAATTGTGAVPAMSKLVGNFYGGEALDQAVAAAGSAGADVSAAACANGIPSSDQRCNALVSPASPGLAIR; this is translated from the coding sequence GTGGTTGCCCGGCCCTTCACGATTACCCGGTCCTCGGCATTGGTGGCGATCGGCGCCGCGGCGCTGGCGGCCGGCTGCAGTCCGCGTGTCGAAGTCGGCCGGGTGGACGCGGTCACCGGTTTCATTGGTCTGGTCGCGACCGACGAACCGCGATCGGCGCTGGTCGGACGCGACATTCTGTCGGCCGGTGGCAGCGCCGTCGATGCGGCCGTGGCCATCGCCATCGCCCAGACGGTGACCCTGCCAAGCCGGGTCGGTCTTGGCGGCGGCGGTGCCTGCGTGGTTTATAAGGCGCAGCCGCCGCGGACCAAACAGCCACAGACGGCGCAGTCCTTCGACTTCATGCCGCGGGCGGCGGTGGCGGGCGAGACCGTCGCCGTGCCCGGTTTCGCTCGTGGACTGTATGCCATGCAGGCACAGTACGGCACGCTCCGCTGGCCGCAGCTGGTATCGCCCGGCGAGCAACTGGCGCGGTTCGGTGCGCCGGTGTCGACGGCTTTCGCCGCCGATCTTGCCGCCTATCGCGAGATCATCGGCGCCTCGCCGGCGCTGGCCCGCACCTTCGGCAGTCTGGCGCAGGGCAACCAGATGCATCGGCCGGATCTGGCGGCGTCGCTTGGCTCGATCCGCACCGAAGGCCCCGGCGCCCTCTATAGCGGGCCGCTCGGGCGCCGGATGATCGACGATTTCGCCAAGGCGGGTGTGACCCTGCGGGCCGATGACCTGCGGCTGTACCAGCCGGTTGCAGCCGATGCGCCGTCGCGGCCCTATGGCAATTTCGATCTGGTGACCATTGCGGGGACCGGTGGTGCCGCGGCACTGGACGGGGTGGCCGGGGTGCGCACCGGTGTGACGCCGGTCGCCGGGGGCGGTGATGCCGTTCAATCCGGGGTCGTCGTGGTGGATCGCGTCGGTGTCGCCGTTGCCTGCACCTTCACGCAAGGGGCCGCCTTCGGCATCGGCCGGATGGGCGACGACACCGGCATCATCGCCGCCCGGCCCGCCGATGCCGGTGCATTGGCATCGGGTGCCGCGGTGCTGGCGATCAACGAGAACATCCGCAAACCCTATATGGCGGCGGCCACTACCGGTACAGGTGCCGTGCCGGCGATGTCAAAGCTGGTCGGTAACTTCTATGGCGGCGAGGCGCTGGATCAGGCAGTTGCCGCCGCTGGCAGCGCGGGTGCCGATGTCAGCGCCGCGGCCTGCGCCAACGGCATCCCGTCGAGCGATCAGCGCTGCAATGCGCTGGTGTCGCCGGCCTCGCCGGGCCTCGCCATCCGCTGA
- a CDS encoding pyridoxal phosphate-dependent aminotransferase — MPVSRRSQIPPFHALEVLAEANALEAQGRHIIHMEVGQPSTGAPRPALEAARRALDGPAFGYTEGAGQPALRRRIADHYRAWYGVDLPIERIVITHGASGCFTIAFLAAFDAGARVAMAEPGYTSYRNVLKALNIEVVSIETGPESRFQPTVAHLEALDKPIDGLIVASPSNPTSTTLKPEELETLVRYCEAKGITLISDEIYHGLTYGAATRSALNYSQAPIVVNSFSKYFAMTGWRMGWMVLPDDMARTAEKLAQNFFLSPSALSQIAATAAFDGYDEAEIAVKRYAENRRVLLEGLPGVGFTRIAPIDGAFYVWADISDYSMDSTAFCRRMLHEAGIAATPGIDFDPFKGHHYLRMAFAGSTDDMVQVVDRLDGWMRRSFGVGKVA; from the coding sequence ATGCCCGTCTCGCGCCGGTCGCAGATCCCGCCATTCCACGCCCTCGAAGTTCTGGCGGAGGCAAATGCGCTGGAAGCCCAGGGTCGCCACATCATCCATATGGAGGTGGGGCAACCATCGACCGGTGCGCCGCGCCCGGCCCTGGAAGCCGCCCGTCGCGCCCTCGACGGGCCGGCCTTCGGCTATACCGAAGGTGCCGGTCAGCCGGCGCTGCGGCGGCGGATCGCCGATCATTACCGCGCGTGGTATGGGGTCGATCTGCCGATCGAGCGGATCGTCATCACCCATGGTGCCTCCGGCTGTTTCACCATCGCCTTCCTTGCGGCCTTCGATGCCGGCGCGCGGGTGGCGATGGCGGAGCCGGGCTATACGTCATACCGCAATGTCCTGAAGGCGCTGAATATCGAGGTGGTGTCGATCGAGACCGGGCCCGAGAGCCGGTTTCAGCCGACGGTCGCCCATCTGGAGGCGCTGGACAAGCCGATCGACGGCCTGATCGTCGCCAGCCCGTCCAACCCGACCAGCACCACCCTGAAGCCCGAGGAACTGGAAACTCTGGTCCGCTATTGCGAGGCCAAGGGTATCACCCTGATCTCCGATGAAATCTATCACGGCCTCACTTATGGCGCGGCCACCCGTTCGGCGCTGAATTACTCACAGGCGCCGATCGTGGTGAACAGCTTCTCGAAATATTTCGCCATGACCGGATGGCGCATGGGCTGGATGGTGTTGCCGGACGACATGGCGCGCACCGCCGAGAAACTGGCCCAGAATTTCTTCCTGTCGCCCTCGGCTCTCTCTCAGATCGCGGCGACTGCGGCCTTCGATGGCTATGACGAGGCCGAGATCGCGGTGAAGCGCTATGCCGAGAACCGGCGCGTGCTGCTGGAGGGGCTGCCGGGCGTGGGTTTCACGCGCATCGCACCCATCGACGGCGCCTTCTATGTCTGGGCCGACATTTCGGATTACAGCATGGACAGCACCGCCTTCTGCCGCCGGATGCTGCATGAAGCCGGCATTGCCGCCACGCCGGGCATCGATTTCGATCCATTCAAGGGCCATCACTATCTGCGCATGGCCTTTGCCGGCAGCACTGACGACATGGTGCAGGTGGTTGACCGGCTGGACGGCTGGATGCGCCGCAGCTTCGGCGTCGGCAAGGTTGCCTGA